The following are from one region of the Chloroflexota bacterium genome:
- a CDS encoding cytochrome c3 family protein — translation MYKRLGFLALVLVVVLAVGVSISSASSPTSPSSGLTVQITSAISADTVTYSITLVNDTSMDIGNIYLAGLVPTGTSFVKATATPPGSWFRGFEVESAVWLSDKVPAKGKQGPFSYQVKIIGPIGSAHAWVHWAAPSEGTAVSAATKATKYVGSEACAKCHAKKYNNFRVAGHGYKLRTAADAMKAPLPLPEGYTWDDISYVIGGYKWKARYMDKQGYIITTAAGKPGKNQYNMMTGTWVDYHPGEMKKYDCGRCHTTGYSSEGHQDGLPGIVGTWAFPGVQCEACHGPGGDHIAGKAKMVVDESAALCGKCHIRGKATEIPASGGFIRHHEQYNEFLASPHRALSCVACHSPHKKAEFSIEAACSTCHSGANAAFTGSQMQKVGVTCTDCHMPKASKSAVKFGPYEGDVMTHLFEINIDPKAKMFTDDGNLAKGYLTLDFACLQCHKDKDVQWAANYAQGIHSLGKK, via the coding sequence ATGTACAAGCGACTGGGTTTTCTGGCACTCGTCTTGGTGGTCGTGCTGGCTGTGGGCGTCTCTATCAGCAGTGCTAGCAGCCCGACATCCCCCAGCTCGGGCTTGACCGTCCAGATTACCTCCGCCATCAGTGCGGATACCGTAACTTACAGCATCACCCTGGTCAACGACACCTCCATGGATATCGGCAACATCTACCTGGCCGGCCTGGTCCCCACCGGTACTTCCTTCGTCAAGGCCACTGCCACCCCACCAGGAAGCTGGTTTCGCGGCTTCGAGGTGGAATCCGCGGTGTGGCTGAGCGATAAGGTACCAGCTAAGGGTAAGCAAGGGCCCTTCTCCTACCAGGTGAAGATCATCGGCCCCATCGGGTCGGCCCACGCCTGGGTGCACTGGGCTGCCCCCAGCGAGGGCACCGCCGTATCTGCGGCTACCAAGGCCACCAAGTACGTGGGTAGCGAGGCCTGTGCCAAATGCCACGCGAAGAAGTACAACAATTTCCGGGTAGCCGGCCACGGCTACAAGCTGCGCACCGCCGCCGACGCCATGAAAGCGCCTCTGCCCCTGCCGGAAGGCTATACCTGGGATGACATCAGCTACGTCATCGGGGGCTATAAGTGGAAGGCCCGCTATATGGATAAGCAGGGCTATATCATTACCACGGCTGCCGGCAAGCCGGGCAAGAACCAGTACAACATGATGACTGGCACCTGGGTTGACTACCATCCTGGCGAGATGAAGAAGTACGACTGCGGCCGGTGCCACACCACCGGCTACTCCTCGGAGGGCCACCAGGACGGTCTGCCCGGCATCGTGGGCACTTGGGCCTTCCCCGGCGTCCAGTGCGAGGCCTGCCACGGCCCCGGTGGCGACCACATCGCCGGCAAGGCCAAGATGGTGGTGGACGAATCGGCAGCCCTCTGCGGCAAGTGCCACATCCGAGGCAAGGCGACCGAGATCCCGGCCAGCGGGGGCTTCATTCGCCACCACGAGCAGTACAACGAGTTCCTGGCCAGTCCCCACAGGGCCCTGAGCTGCGTAGCCTGCCACAGCCCCCACAAGAAGGCCGAGTTCTCCATCGAGGCCGCCTGCTCCACCTGCCACAGCGGGGCCAACGCCGCCTTCACCGGCAGCCAGATGCAGAAGGTGGGAGTAACCTGCACCGATTGCCATATGCCTAAGGCCAGCAAGTCAGCGGTGAAGTTCGGCCCCTACGAGGGCGACGTGATGACCCACCTCTTCGAGATCAACATTGACCCCAAGGCCAAGATGTTCACCGACGACGGCAATCTGGCCAAGGGCTACCTGACTCTGGACTTCGCTTGCCTGCAATGCCACAAGGATAAAGATGTCCAGTGGGCGGCTAACTACGCCCAGGGCATCCACAGCTTGGGCAAGAAGTAG